One genomic segment of Flagellimonas marinaquae includes these proteins:
- a CDS encoding CocE/NonD family hydrolase, producing the protein MCRLSFVWTFLFVSILGLHSIHAQTLQRKGLLGVMMQTLNDSIAAQHKLKVSSGIYITAVMPNSTFSNLGVEQGNVLTQLNGRSINGVQDVLDVAGELYEGDLVEVEYWSGGKKRNNSTRLLGRPKESFENGIVSYGEVVYEGNTLRSILVTPKHKEKPPVIYFLQGYTCGSVETVSDDGPMKKLLLDWVNAGFAVYRVEKPGVGDSKGERPCSEIGFEAELLAFKQGYADLLKKQSVDTDNIFMFGHSMGGVIAPLLTDVKSPRGIITYGTVGKNWYDYMVDLYTIQPKHFGVSEAQIKENNKVNLKFNDDLLVHKLSGKEMSEKKEYASQFNLEDFKRNQYIGRDFKFWQGLVDVDITKSWSMVKTNVLAMHGEFDIQAIDEKGAQRIVDLVNKNVGKGTFVLIENADHGFVKFDSMQHNVQTLSSGNMLSYASENYNTEIARESIDWMRNNLKQ; encoded by the coding sequence GGGACTTTTAGGGGTAATGATGCAAACTTTGAACGATAGTATTGCCGCCCAACACAAGCTTAAAGTCAGTTCGGGAATCTATATCACAGCTGTAATGCCCAATTCTACTTTTTCAAATTTGGGCGTGGAACAGGGCAATGTGCTTACCCAACTAAACGGCAGGTCGATAAATGGTGTACAAGACGTTTTGGATGTTGCTGGGGAGTTATACGAAGGAGATCTTGTAGAAGTGGAATATTGGTCTGGCGGTAAAAAGCGGAACAATTCTACCCGTCTACTTGGAAGGCCAAAGGAGAGTTTTGAAAACGGCATTGTTTCCTATGGTGAGGTAGTTTACGAAGGAAATACCTTAAGAAGCATTTTAGTGACACCCAAACACAAAGAGAAGCCACCTGTGATCTATTTTCTTCAGGGCTATACCTGCGGTTCAGTAGAAACAGTATCTGACGATGGCCCAATGAAAAAGTTATTGCTCGATTGGGTAAATGCAGGTTTTGCTGTGTACAGGGTCGAAAAACCAGGGGTCGGTGACAGTAAAGGCGAGCGACCATGTTCAGAAATTGGTTTTGAAGCAGAATTGTTGGCATTTAAGCAGGGATATGCCGATTTATTGAAAAAACAATCAGTAGACACTGATAATATTTTCATGTTCGGACACTCCATGGGAGGGGTGATAGCTCCACTGCTAACCGACGTAAAATCACCACGAGGGATAATTACCTATGGAACCGTTGGAAAAAATTGGTACGATTATATGGTTGACCTCTATACCATTCAGCCCAAGCATTTTGGGGTTTCCGAAGCACAAATCAAAGAGAACAATAAGGTCAATCTAAAGTTCAATGACGATTTGCTGGTCCACAAATTATCAGGAAAGGAAATGTCGGAGAAAAAAGAATACGCATCACAATTCAACCTCGAAGACTTTAAAAGGAACCAATACATTGGCCGTGATTTCAAATTTTGGCAAGGACTTGTCGATGTTGACATCACAAAAAGCTGGTCTATGGTCAAAACCAATGTCCTGGCCATGCACGGCGAATTTGATATTCAGGCAATCGATGAAAAAGGTGCGCAGCGAATTGTTGATTTGGTCAATAAGAATGTTGGTAAGGGTACCTTTGTCTTGATAGAAAACGCAGATCATGGCTTTGTGAAATTTGATTCCATGCAACATAATGTCCAGACCCTTTCCAGCGGAAATATGCTATCGTATGCAAGTGAAAACTACAATACCGAAATAGCTAGGGAAAGCATTGACTGGATGCGAAATAACCTTAAACAATAG